The proteins below come from a single Panicum hallii strain FIL2 chromosome 7, PHallii_v3.1, whole genome shotgun sequence genomic window:
- the LOC112899921 gene encoding uncharacterized protein LOC112899921 — MEGSRVGEPSPVAAGGEVDQTAATTESLPSMVNHEWGKAVCSEESIQKWTAADVFRPGELVEWRAPAKDEAPLPSAMEDQFVILSLTHIMCGLRMDASDFLVSVLGHYGIEWSHLTPNSITALSIFAHLCEAYLGVPPTVEVFAHFYRLYHNKKGETTTLGGVYFRLRDKMKRNYPVYYLKASQFVWTCLWFYAKTPQSCRLTFRGDALKETNNWKDVLHLSPEQEKQVVQIGELSNQGLTGVDIVHDFLKHRISPLRRRAHLACNYIGPTDPTRDSDKDLSEEDIESKLSYLLDLKKTGQKEPPRKHNVPTSLIRASADERANQHLDLLHVLSTLKVKKKAVEELRAPRTIRESSSYKPLAPASPRRYTRQSAVPRKVVGSPPPEIDSSPLRDHSDLEDEEILEARTTMTTASSPNRGVEQKSIEKPAETERGKRVSLVKPISSIIGGKRKVFASPSGSQRKAKYSFISIMAKTRMSTLDTGCIKGTSLGKEAAVALLPQSPKSARPSPASSVEKGEKSALFILANVIDQNKVAEDSVSNVLLDQYVRDSPPKEVDPAQSIAERVQRQEAIEESAFIPVPNLEEINNEAIWERMQKVQREYVSLSEKTLSELLEQAKKLVMENKRLKDEHIMLEQQVKDLEENKMLLTDTMRKAEQEALKRIEENTKLKDEIRDQKKMIDELSEQNESIQGSLVQKCTEVNRLKEEAAVLMKDKEELQSRVSHANEILNLMRSALCDGKGEGSRAS; from the exons ATGGAGGGGAGTAGAGTGGGGGAGCCATCcccggtggcggccggcggcgaggtagatCAGACGGCGGCGACCACGG AATCTCTTCCAAGCATGGTGAATCATGAATGGGGCAAGGCGGTGTGCAGCGAAGAATCTATACAGAAGTGGACGGCGGCCGACGTCTTCCGTCCAGGCGAGCTGGTCGAATGGCGAGCGCCCGCCAAAGATGAGGCTCCGTTGCCGTCCGCCATGGAGGACCAGTTTGTGATCTTATCCCTAACGCACATAATGTGCGGCCTGAGGATGGATGCGAGCGATTTCCTGGTCAGCGTGCTCGGGCACTACGGCATCGAGTGGTCTCACCTGACCCCCAACTCGATTACCGCGCTGAGCATCTTCGCCCACCTGTGTGAGGCCtacttgggtgtgccaccgacGGTGGAGGTATTCGCGCACTTCTACAGGCTCTATCACAATAAGAAAGGAGAAACAACTACACTCGGGGGTGTCTACTTCCGATTGAGGGACAAGATGAAGAGGAACTATCCTGTGTACTACTTGAAGGCCTCACAGTTTGTGTGGACTTGTCTGTGGTTTTATGCAAAGACACCGCAGAGCTGCAGATTGACCTTCAGGGGTGATGCACTGAAGGAGACAAACAATTGGAAGGATGTGTTGCATCTGTCCCCTGAACAGGAGAAGCAGGTTGTCCAAATTGGGGAGCTGAGCAACCAAGGCTTGACTGGTGTAGACATCGTCCACGACTTCCTTAAGCACCGGATTAGCCCTTTGCGCCGAAGGGCTCATTTGGCATGCAACTACATTGGTCCAACAGATCCCACCAGGGATTCGGATAAAG ACCTTTCTGAGGAAGACATTGAGAGCAAGCTAAGCTACCTTCTAGATCTTAAGAAGACTGGGCAGAAGGAGCCCCCAAGGAAACATAATGTTCCAACCAGCCTTATTAGAGCATCAGCTGATGAGCGAGCCAATCAACATCTC GACTTGCTGCATGTCCTGTCGACTCTCAAAGTCAAGAAGAAAGCAGTTGAGGAGTTGAGAGCTCCAAGAACGATTAGGGAATCTTCATCATATAAACCTCTTGCCCCAGCCTCCCCACGAAGATACACAAGGCAATCTGCTGTTCCTAGGAAGGTTGTAGGATCTCCACCTCCTGAAATTGACTCTTCCCCACTTCGAGACCATTCAGATCTAGAAGATGAGGAGATTCTAGAAGCTAGAACAACTATGACAACTGCATCTTCTCCAAACCGGGGTGTCGAGCAGAAATCAATAGAGAAACCTGCTGAGACTGAAAGGGGGAAAAGAGTATCGCTGGTGAAGCCTATTTCCTCAATCATTGGTGGTAAAAGAAAGGTTTTTGCCTCCCCTTCTGGTTCTCAGAGAAAAGCAAAATACTCATTTATTTCCATTATGGCAAAGACCAG GATGTCAACTTTGGACACTGGTTGCATAAAAGGGACTTCCTTGGGAAAAGAGGCAGCAGTGGCCCTGCTTCCACAGTCACCAAAATCGGCTCGACCCTCACCTGCATCTTCGGTGGAAAAGGGAGAGAAGAGTGCGCTGTTCATACTCGCTAATGTGATCGACCAGAATAAGGTGGCTGAGGACTCTGTGTCGAATGTACTCCTTGACCAGTATGTTAGGGATTCTCCTCCCAAAGAGGTCGATCCTGCACAATCTATTGCTGAGAGAGTTCAACGCCAGGAAGCCATTGAGGAATCAGCTTTCATTCCGGTACCTAATTTAGAGGAAATAAACAATGAGGCGATATGGGAGAGGATGCAGAAAGTTCAGAGGGAA TATGTGTCTTTGAGCGAGAAGACCTTGTCTGAGCTTTTAGAACAAGCAAAGAAGCTGGTCATGGAGAACAAGCGTCTGAAGGATGAGCACATAATGCTGGAACAACAAGTGAAAG ACCTCGAAGAAAACAAAATGCTCTTAACAGACACGATGAGGAAAGCCGAGCAGGAGGCATTAAAAAGAATAGAAGAAAATACAAAGCTGAAAGATGAGATCAGAG ACCAGAAGAAGATGATCGATGAGCTGAGTGAGCAGAATGAGTCAATCCAAGGATCCTTGGTCCAAAAATGCACAGAGGTGAACCGCCTCAAAGAAGAGGCTGCAGTGCTCATGAAAGACAAGGAAGAGCTGCAATCACGTGTGTCGCATGCCAATGAAATTCTCAACCTCATGAGGAGTGCTTTATGCGATGGAAAGGGTGAAGGGAGTAGGGCTTCCTGA